A single genomic interval of Aureliella helgolandensis harbors:
- a CDS encoding acetyltransferase, producing MFMKDTTSGDLVRVNNVNQLASPHETHVDGCRQAGEEEQDERQFSKGELEFPSGEPLPKCWTDAHYQVA from the coding sequence ATGTTTATGAAAGATACAACTTCCGGTGACCTCGTTCGCGTCAACAACGTAAATCAGCTCGCCAGCCCGCATGAAACGCACGTTGACGGATGTCGCCAAGCTGGCGAAGAGGAGCAGGATGAAAGACAGTTCAGCAAGGGCGAACTCGAATTTCCCTCTGGGGAACCTTTACCAAAATGCTGGACCGACGCCCATTACCAAGTTGCATAA
- a CDS encoding nucleoside hydrolase-like domain-containing protein, producing the protein MIWGTASNRSLKSSVRGLDSEASNAIIKIVEKPAPRPVWISVWGGPREVAQIIWDVKQTRSEPELKKFFSKLRIFLIAYQDASHGWLLEEFPEMFIIESGKTYQAMCGEHDKLSDLSWVNENIRKEHGPLSEIYSHEGMGCTGVCEGDSPACLHLVCTVRGISNPEDPTQPSWGGQYEKRRRQEPVHRWSRRLLHIEMAQRFSEGIRRTSTLVYRVSYEYDCGIVAERMRFISACDDQGWLTPLPF; encoded by the coding sequence GTGATCTGGGGCACAGCAAGCAACCGGTCACTGAAATCATCGGTAAGGGGCCTGGACAGCGAAGCGTCGAATGCAATTATTAAGATCGTCGAAAAGCCTGCCCCACGGCCGGTCTGGATCAGCGTCTGGGGTGGCCCCCGCGAAGTCGCTCAGATAATTTGGGACGTGAAGCAAACACGGAGTGAACCTGAGTTAAAGAAGTTTTTCAGCAAGCTGCGCATCTTCCTGATCGCCTATCAAGACGCGTCGCACGGTTGGCTGCTGGAGGAATTTCCTGAGATGTTCATCATCGAGTCGGGTAAAACGTATCAGGCAATGTGTGGCGAACACGACAAACTTTCGGATCTCTCTTGGGTTAACGAGAACATCCGTAAGGAACATGGTCCGCTCTCCGAAATATATTCTCATGAAGGCATGGGTTGCACAGGAGTCTGCGAAGGTGACTCTCCTGCATGCTTGCATCTGGTCTGTACGGTTCGAGGGATTAGCAACCCCGAGGATCCAACTCAACCAAGTTGGGGCGGCCAGTATGAAAAAAGACGGCGACAAGAACCAGTACATCGATGGTCCCGGCGGCTCCTCCATATCGAAATGGCGCAGAGATTTTCAGAAGGAATTCGCAGAACGAGCACATTAGTGTATCGAGTAAGTTACGAGTACGATTGCGGGATCGTAGCTGAAAGGATGCGATTTATTTCCGCATGCGACGACCAGGGCTGGCTTACCCCATTGCCATTCTGA
- a CDS encoding PAS domain S-box protein, with amino-acid sequence MLPSELHHRLIERFCPPSILVDSAHEIVHLSESAGRFLQFTGGKDNHILLRIAHPMLRVRLRAAIHAATQTQIEATACRVPIEALGLVDIRVIPAGDVAPGFLLIVFEEHPTDGAAKSAASRSSEAHHTAVHLERELVAKTAHGPFTMEQSRVSTEELKAHTHALLEMNKALQSATENPNVSREDMQAINEELTAVNYRLTRNSDLLARSNTDLHNLIAATDIAIIVLDRELLIQRLIPSGNAFFNLISTDIGHPLSDLGHQLAYSEIVTDAERALAHLKPGQREVNLGEQWYLARTSPYRTIDDHIGGIVLTFLDITDQKRGKEQIARLAAESERQRRVYETVLMNTPDFVYVFSLDHRVLYANDALIKMWGRGYEGAIGKTFLEIGYEPWHAEMHDREIDQVRSTGQPIRGDVPFNGSNGRRQYDYIFVPVIGADGEIEAVAGTTRDVTEQKETERQLREGQEQLDFALAAADLGFWSLNLADHTARRTLRHDQLFGYDALLPEWTYEMFLEHVVPEDRAAVDAAFQQSVATGAPWAVECRIRRADGAVRHIWKKGLVWQNAEGQVERMLSIVGDITERRETEERQRFLVTLADSLRPLSDPVDVQSEASRVLGEHLGANRVAYFEIHGDDYVVERDYTAGVAPLAGRYPVTSFGPALLAGLLGGQTWIEVDATTEPSRPSNEREAFAAIQVRGHVGVPLVKSGSFVAGMTVQFSARRDWTPNEIAIIEETAERTWAVVERVRAEAALRQSEERSAFVRRSSGVGFWYCDLPLDVLQWDELVKAHFHLSPDATVTIQTFYDRIHEDDRERTRRAIEQSIAGRTHYNLDYRTVSPDTGAVKWVRAIGRTFYSADGTPTSFDGVTLDVSDQKRAEARLRESEQRFREMANAAPAMIWVTNEKHECTFLSQSWYDFTGQRIEDGEKSGWINAVHPDDRVATQMTFTVAAERGEPFELDYRLQTADGAYRWAIDAGKPRFNEAGQFAGFVGSVTDVHDRREFEMALNEALMAAKSANESKSAFLANMSHEIRTPMTAILGYADLLQDLVHQDDAIQHLKTIRNNGHYLLEIINDILDLSKIEAGKLEVECEPFELHRLIEDVRSIMEIRAKEGGLMLEVQYNGKLPSVIQSDAKRLKQILINLVGNAIKFTHRGQVQIRVQFDAMTWRLQFDVIDTGIGISQGQMARLFKPFSQGDASVSRNFGGTGLGLIISQRLAEMLGGSITAESTENVGSVFSVSIQTGENSHLELVDYESMLDSRGVHVDTNHNEPSKLTCHVLIVDDRRDIRFLSKHILTKSGATVSECADGLEAVERIAAHLIDGKVPDLILLDMQMPNLDGYATAQRLRSLGYTGPILALTADAMQSDMNRCLDVGCNNYLSKPIDEKQLLKKVADLTTGKNS; translated from the coding sequence TTGCTGCCGAGCGAATTGCACCATCGGTTGATCGAGCGTTTTTGCCCACCCTCGATTCTCGTAGATTCCGCGCACGAGATCGTGCACCTCTCCGAGTCGGCGGGCCGCTTTCTACAATTTACCGGCGGCAAGGACAATCACATCCTCTTGCGCATAGCGCATCCCATGCTGCGCGTCAGACTGCGAGCCGCGATCCATGCCGCTACGCAAACACAAATTGAGGCGACCGCATGCCGTGTACCGATCGAGGCTCTTGGCCTGGTGGACATCCGTGTCATTCCCGCTGGCGACGTTGCGCCGGGTTTTCTGCTCATCGTGTTCGAAGAGCATCCGACGGACGGAGCGGCCAAGAGTGCTGCGTCTAGAAGCTCGGAAGCTCATCATACGGCCGTCCACTTGGAGCGAGAGCTGGTAGCAAAGACCGCGCATGGGCCGTTCACGATGGAGCAATCGCGGGTGTCCACTGAAGAGCTCAAGGCGCACACCCACGCGTTGCTGGAGATGAACAAGGCACTGCAGTCTGCGACAGAAAATCCGAATGTTAGCCGCGAAGATATGCAGGCGATCAATGAGGAACTGACAGCGGTGAACTACAGGCTAACGCGCAATTCCGACCTACTCGCACGGTCCAATACCGACTTGCATAACCTGATAGCCGCCACGGACATTGCGATCATCGTCCTCGACCGCGAGCTGCTCATTCAGCGGCTCATTCCCTCGGGCAATGCGTTCTTCAATCTCATCTCGACCGATATTGGCCACCCACTCTCTGACCTTGGCCACCAGCTCGCCTACTCCGAAATCGTCACCGATGCCGAACGTGCACTGGCGCACCTCAAGCCCGGCCAGCGTGAAGTTAATTTGGGGGAGCAATGGTACCTTGCCCGTACCTCGCCTTATCGCACTATCGATGACCACATCGGTGGCATAGTCCTCACTTTCCTCGATATTACCGACCAAAAGCGGGGCAAGGAACAGATTGCCCGCCTTGCAGCCGAATCTGAACGCCAGCGGCGGGTTTACGAAACGGTTCTAATGAATACCCCCGATTTCGTGTATGTGTTCAGCCTTGATCACAGGGTGCTCTACGCCAACGACGCTCTCATTAAAATGTGGGGTCGTGGCTATGAGGGCGCGATCGGAAAGACGTTCCTCGAGATTGGATACGAACCGTGGCACGCGGAGATGCACGACCGGGAGATCGACCAAGTACGATCGACGGGACAGCCGATCCGGGGCGACGTCCCTTTTAACGGCAGTAACGGCCGGCGGCAGTACGACTACATTTTCGTACCTGTCATTGGTGCTGACGGAGAAATCGAGGCAGTCGCCGGAACGACCCGAGACGTGACCGAGCAAAAGGAGACTGAGCGGCAGCTGCGGGAGGGGCAGGAGCAGTTGGACTTCGCGCTTGCCGCCGCCGACTTGGGCTTTTGGTCCCTCAATCTGGCCGATCACACGGCTCGCCGCACGCTCCGACACGATCAGCTGTTTGGGTATGACGCGCTCCTCCCGGAGTGGACCTACGAGATGTTTCTCGAACACGTGGTTCCGGAGGACCGTGCGGCGGTGGATGCTGCCTTCCAGCAGTCCGTGGCGACAGGTGCGCCATGGGCTGTTGAGTGTCGTATCCGTAGGGCCGATGGTGCTGTGCGGCACATTTGGAAGAAGGGGCTTGTCTGGCAGAACGCCGAGGGGCAAGTCGAGCGAATGCTTAGCATCGTCGGTGATATCACCGAGCGCCGCGAGACTGAGGAGCGGCAGAGGTTTCTGGTCACGCTAGCCGACAGCTTACGCCCGTTGTCCGACCCAGTGGATGTGCAGTCGGAAGCCAGTCGTGTTCTTGGCGAGCATTTGGGGGCGAACCGAGTGGCCTATTTCGAGATCCATGGCGACGATTACGTCGTCGAGCGAGATTACACCGCAGGCGTCGCGCCACTTGCCGGCCGATACCCAGTCACCTCTTTCGGGCCTGCCCTGCTCGCTGGCTTACTCGGTGGCCAAACTTGGATCGAGGTGGACGCTACCACCGAGCCGAGCCGGCCGTCCAATGAGCGGGAGGCGTTCGCGGCCATCCAGGTGCGGGGGCATGTCGGCGTGCCGCTTGTCAAGAGCGGAAGTTTCGTGGCCGGCATGACTGTCCAATTTTCTGCCCGGCGAGACTGGACGCCGAACGAAATTGCCATCATTGAAGAGACCGCCGAACGGACTTGGGCGGTGGTGGAGCGGGTGCGAGCCGAGGCGGCGTTGCGTCAGAGCGAGGAGCGTTCGGCGTTTGTCCGTCGCAGTAGTGGTGTTGGATTCTGGTATTGTGACCTGCCGCTCGACGTGCTGCAGTGGGATGAATTGGTGAAAGCCCACTTCCACCTGTCGCCCGACGCCACCGTCACGATCCAGACCTTCTACGACCGCATCCACGAAGACGACCGAGAACGCACGCGTCGGGCTATCGAACAGAGCATTGCAGGACGCACGCACTATAACCTAGACTACCGCACAGTGTCCCCGGACACCGGGGCTGTGAAGTGGGTACGGGCGATTGGACGGACTTTCTACAGCGCCGACGGCACCCCGACCAGTTTCGACGGAGTGACGCTCGATGTGAGCGATCAGAAGCGGGCCGAGGCGCGATTAAGGGAAAGCGAGCAACGCTTCCGCGAAATGGCCAACGCAGCTCCCGCGATGATCTGGGTGACGAACGAGAAGCACGAATGCACATTCCTTTCTCAGAGCTGGTATGACTTCACCGGCCAGCGAATCGAGGACGGTGAAAAATCCGGCTGGATCAATGCGGTGCATCCCGATGACCGAGTAGCGACACAGATGACTTTTACTGTCGCTGCCGAGAGGGGGGAGCCTTTCGAATTAGATTACCGATTGCAAACCGCCGATGGTGCTTACCGCTGGGCGATCGATGCTGGCAAGCCACGTTTCAACGAAGCAGGTCAATTCGCTGGGTTTGTGGGCTCCGTAACCGATGTCCATGACCGGCGTGAATTTGAGATGGCTTTAAATGAGGCGCTCATGGCTGCCAAGTCCGCCAACGAATCCAAAAGTGCCTTTCTGGCGAATATGAGCCACGAAATTCGCACACCGATGACCGCGATCTTGGGATACGCCGACTTACTACAAGACTTGGTCCATCAAGACGATGCGATACAGCATCTGAAAACGATACGAAACAACGGTCATTATTTGTTGGAAATCATTAACGACATCCTGGATCTCTCCAAGATTGAGGCAGGGAAGTTGGAAGTCGAGTGCGAACCCTTCGAGTTACACCGCTTAATCGAGGATGTTCGTAGCATCATGGAGATTCGGGCAAAGGAAGGCGGGTTAATGCTGGAAGTCCAATATAATGGCAAGCTGCCCAGCGTGATCCAGTCGGACGCCAAGCGATTAAAGCAAATTTTGATCAATCTCGTTGGCAACGCCATCAAGTTCACCCACCGTGGCCAAGTGCAAATTCGCGTTCAGTTTGATGCGATGACGTGGCGATTGCAATTCGATGTCATCGATACGGGGATCGGTATTTCACAAGGGCAGATGGCAAGACTATTTAAGCCATTCTCACAAGGTGATGCGAGTGTTAGCAGAAACTTCGGTGGCACCGGACTGGGGTTGATTATCAGCCAGAGACTGGCGGAAATGCTCGGTGGCTCCATCACTGCCGAAAGTACCGAAAACGTGGGCAGCGTGTTTTCGGTCAGCATTCAAACGGGCGAAAACTCGCATCTTGAATTGGTTGACTACGAAAGTATGCTCGACAGCAGGGGGGTGCATGTTGACACGAACCACAACGAACCCTCCAAACTCACATGTCACGTGCTGATTGTGGACGACCGGCGTGATATTCGATTCTTGAGCAAACATATTCTCACAAAATCGGGCGCGACCGTGTCGGAATGCGCGGACGGGCTAGAAGCCGTAGAACGTATCGCCGCTCATTTAATTGACGGAAAGGTTCCCGATTTAATCCTATTGGATATGCAGATGCCGAATCTAGACGGATACGCAACCGCGCAAAGATTGCGTTCGCTAGGTTACACTGGTCCGATCTTAGCACTTACCGCGGACGCGATGCAGAGCGATATGAACCGGTGTCTCGATGTCGGATGCAACAACTATCTGAGCAAACCGATCGACGAAAAACAACTGTTGAAAAAAGTTGCCGATTTAACAACAGGGAAAAACTCATGA
- a CDS encoding alpha/beta hydrolase: MIRHAMMVTSCFIVVGLIASWFVAGALIAPNPRAIGEPPLELNATAFSVNSQSGSVISGWHTQPDFSNGVIVLLHGIRGSRLSMLDRARMLHDAGYATVMIDLQAHGESPGGAITAGYLERHDVRAAVEFARREHPDEPIGVIGVSLGGAAALLASPLEIDALVLESVYPNIHDAIHNRVAAKLGPLSSIPTWLLLIQLKPRLGISPNELRPIDHMPDIECPVCVASGTDDQHTTESETQAMFSAASEPKHLWMVDGAAHVDLLRDNPIQYRQHIVRFLDHHLRDEH; the protein is encoded by the coding sequence ATGATCCGCCATGCTATGATGGTCACGTCGTGCTTCATCGTCGTCGGATTAATCGCGTCCTGGTTTGTTGCTGGCGCACTCATCGCGCCGAACCCTCGCGCAATCGGTGAGCCGCCACTCGAACTGAACGCAACCGCGTTCAGCGTGAACAGCCAATCTGGTTCTGTGATTTCGGGTTGGCATACCCAACCAGATTTCAGCAACGGCGTGATTGTATTGCTCCACGGTATACGTGGTTCGCGTCTCTCGATGTTAGATCGCGCTCGGATGCTTCATGACGCGGGATATGCAACGGTGATGATCGACCTCCAGGCACACGGCGAGAGCCCTGGAGGTGCAATCACGGCTGGATACCTCGAACGACATGACGTTCGTGCAGCAGTTGAATTTGCACGACGCGAACACCCGGATGAACCGATCGGCGTTATTGGCGTTTCGCTTGGTGGCGCGGCCGCTCTACTGGCCTCGCCCTTGGAAATCGACGCTCTCGTTCTCGAGTCGGTTTATCCGAACATTCACGATGCCATCCACAATCGTGTTGCCGCTAAACTTGGTCCGCTTTCGTCGATCCCCACATGGCTGCTACTCATCCAACTCAAACCTCGTCTTGGCATTTCGCCAAATGAGCTTCGCCCCATCGACCACATGCCTGACATAGAATGTCCGGTTTGCGTCGCATCCGGAACCGACGACCAACACACCACCGAATCAGAAACGCAAGCAATGTTTTCCGCTGCATCAGAACCCAAACATCTTTGGATGGTCGATGGTGCTGCACACGTGGACCTGTTACGCGATAATCCGATACAATACCGACAACACATTGTTCGTTTTCTTGACCACCACCTTCGCGATGAACACTGA
- a CDS encoding SMI1/KNR4 family protein, translating to MMDYVKLIRKFHHGKISSDFVLFIAPPASLDDIESVRKEMPSVIPNEFFELYAACDGCSLDAGDDKYWFFVPIKQIADLTKTTEKWYLKTHSQLKGRFHPFIDWSNGDAMGYLMSESQELLPGLYCFEHEELQYDSDQDYDEFIVRWNSDIRGLLTKGAGND from the coding sequence ATGATGGACTACGTGAAGCTGATTAGAAAGTTCCACCACGGAAAGATTTCATCCGACTTCGTGCTTTTTATCGCTCCTCCAGCTTCCTTGGACGATATCGAGTCGGTGAGAAAGGAAATGCCCAGCGTCATTCCAAACGAATTCTTTGAACTTTATGCCGCTTGCGACGGCTGTAGTCTTGACGCTGGCGATGATAAGTACTGGTTCTTTGTTCCCATCAAGCAAATTGCTGACTTGACGAAAACAACTGAGAAGTGGTACTTGAAAACACACTCGCAACTCAAAGGCCGATTCCATCCATTTATAGACTGGAGTAACGGCGACGCTATGGGCTACCTCATGTCCGAATCGCAAGAGTTGTTGCCCGGACTCTACTGCTTCGAGCACGAGGAACTGCAATATGACAGCGATCAGGACTATGACGAATTCATTGTGAGATGGAATAGCGATATTCGCGGATTGCTTACAAAAGGGGCTGGCAACGACTAA